The Halanaerobium praevalens DSM 2228 genome contains a region encoding:
- the gltX gene encoding glutamate--tRNA ligase, producing the protein MSNNIRLRFPPSPTGKIHIGNMRTALFNWLVTKQKDGELVLRIEDTDQARSTKEFEEIIIQEMEWLNLDADEGVGIGGDYGPYRQTERIDLYQEYADKLLEKGYAYKCYCTKDELDQMRQKAIDNDQMPRYDGSCRHLTESEQKAYEKEGRKPVLRFKLPEKEREIIVQDLIRGDVSFNSSVLDDFIIFKSDGMPTYNFAVVIDDALMKISHVIRGEDHLSNTPKQILIYEALDFELPKFAHLPLILDENKAKLKKRGKDSVYIGEFREQGYLPEALFNFMALLGWSSGDEEEILSQSEIIERFAIEDVNKSGAVFDREKLNWMNGKYIRAAELDRIVDLAIPFLLEAELVDEEYVANNREWLAKVIDETRTGLDYLAQIPAEAELFLTEIEFNDSAEAAAEFKGEDVKLVFETLKEKMFSRSELTAAAVGEIFKELKNELDVGGRTIYHPTRLAITGKTSGPEMTSVISIFGAEETANRLDSALNLAQNS; encoded by the coding sequence ATGAGTAATAATATAAGATTGCGTTTTCCCCCAAGTCCGACTGGGAAAATTCATATTGGTAATATGAGAACAGCGCTTTTTAATTGGTTAGTGACAAAACAAAAAGATGGGGAACTCGTTTTAAGAATTGAAGATACAGATCAGGCTAGATCAACTAAAGAGTTTGAAGAAATTATTATTCAAGAAATGGAATGGTTAAATCTTGATGCCGATGAAGGTGTTGGTATTGGTGGAGATTATGGTCCTTATCGACAGACTGAAAGAATTGATCTTTATCAAGAATATGCCGATAAATTATTAGAAAAAGGCTATGCATATAAGTGTTATTGTACTAAAGATGAGCTTGATCAAATGAGACAAAAAGCTATCGATAATGATCAGATGCCTCGTTATGATGGTTCTTGTAGACATCTAACTGAATCTGAGCAAAAGGCTTATGAAAAAGAGGGCAGAAAGCCAGTATTACGCTTTAAATTACCTGAGAAAGAAAGAGAAATAATTGTTCAAGACTTAATTAGGGGTGATGTTAGTTTCAATTCTTCTGTTTTAGATGATTTTATAATTTTTAAATCAGATGGAATGCCTACTTATAATTTTGCAGTAGTTATTGATGATGCTCTAATGAAAATTTCACATGTTATTAGAGGTGAAGATCATCTTTCTAATACTCCAAAACAAATCTTAATTTATGAAGCTTTAGATTTTGAACTACCTAAATTTGCTCATTTACCTTTGATTTTAGATGAAAATAAAGCTAAGCTTAAAAAAAGAGGTAAGGATTCTGTTTATATCGGAGAATTTAGAGAACAGGGATATTTACCAGAAGCATTATTTAATTTTATGGCTCTTTTGGGTTGGTCAAGTGGTGATGAGGAAGAAATACTTTCTCAAAGTGAGATTATTGAACGTTTTGCAATTGAAGATGTAAATAAAAGTGGAGCTGTATTTGATCGAGAAAAGCTAAATTGGATGAATGGTAAATATATTAGAGCAGCTGAATTAGATCGAATAGTAGATTTAGCAATTCCATTTTTGTTAGAAGCCGAGCTCGTTGATGAAGAATATGTAGCCAATAATCGAGAATGGTTAGCTAAAGTGATTGATGAAACTAGGACAGGTCTTGATTATTTAGCTCAAATTCCAGCTGAAGCTGAGCTTTTCTTAACAGAAATTGAATTTAATGATTCAGCTGAGGCTGCTGCAGAATTTAAAGGAGAAGATGTTAAATTAGTTTTTGAAACTCTAAAAGAAAAAATGTTTTCTCGTTCAGAATTAACTGCTGCAGCGGTTGGAGAAATTTTCAAAGAATTAAAAAATGAACTTGATGTTGGTGGTAGAACAATTTATCATCCAACAAGACTTGCTATAACAGGCAAGACTTCTGGTCCTGAAATGACTAGTGTAATTTCAATTTTTGGAGCTGAAGAAACTGCTAATAGATTAGATTCTGCTTTAAATTTAGCTCAAAACAGTTAA
- a CDS encoding HutP family protein, producing MMLVKNIMTNDPITISLNATIMEAEKILSINKIGRLLVEEDGKVFGMLTDGDIISERDLEAPVSDFMSDDLITINENSTVQQAAKKLSDNHIGGLPVFDDKKRLVGIVTSEDIVYGYLKDEEEEIEMEKKTITPESSAIYLSMTRSRDYEEYWLKKIEGYGYRGAITQTGASAEKLPIKLRESTTVAAIARGVISENSREKMAVSNAVKDAYSQLALINPGLGGGFKIAIVRGDGHVSVAIFGKFGHALVDGPEQLTVGTSVI from the coding sequence ATGATGTTAGTAAAAAATATAATGACAAATGATCCAATAACAATTTCTTTAAATGCAACAATTATGGAAGCAGAAAAAATACTTTCTATTAATAAAATTGGAAGATTATTAGTTGAAGAAGATGGTAAAGTTTTTGGAATGTTAACAGATGGTGATATAATTTCTGAGAGGGATTTAGAAGCACCTGTTAGTGATTTTATGTCTGATGACTTAATAACTATCAATGAAAATAGTACAGTCCAACAAGCAGCAAAAAAATTATCAGATAACCATATTGGTGGTTTACCTGTTTTTGATGATAAAAAGAGATTAGTAGGTATTGTTACTTCTGAAGATATAGTTTATGGATATCTAAAAGATGAAGAAGAAGAAATAGAAATGGAAAAAAAGACTATAACTCCTGAGAGTTCTGCTATTTATCTTTCTATGACTAGAAGTCGAGATTATGAAGAGTATTGGCTAAAAAAGATTGAGGGTTATGGTTATCGTGGAGCTATTACTCAAACTGGGGCTAGTGCAGAAAAATTACCGATCAAATTAAGAGAAAGTACTACAGTCGCTGCTATTGCAAGAGGAGTAATTAGTGAAAATTCTCGTGAAAAAATGGCAGTTTCTAATGCAGTTAAGGATGCTTATAGTCAATTAGCTCTTATTAATCCTGGCCTTGGTGGAGGATTTAAAATAGCTATTGTTAGAGGAGATGGTCATGTTTCTGTAGCCATTTTTGGTAAATTTGGTCATGCTTTGGTTGATGGCCCAGAACAATTAACAGTTGGTACTAGTGTAATATAG
- the ispF gene encoding 2-C-methyl-D-erythritol 2,4-cyclodiphosphate synthase translates to MFKVGFGYDSHRFSENRKLFLGGVEIESNFGLAGHSDADVLLHALMDALLGAIGSCDIGSHFPDDDPKYKDISSLELLAEVKAEVAAKRFIISNCDLVVVAEKPKLKPYRSQIVNSIAEHLVLKNNDINFKATTNEKMGFVGRKEGMAAYAVVSVVEQKLWRFFKNLKGEGSIK, encoded by the coding sequence ATGTTTAAAGTTGGTTTTGGTTATGACAGTCATCGATTTAGTGAAAATAGAAAGCTTTTTTTAGGTGGAGTTGAAATTGAATCAAATTTTGGTTTAGCAGGTCATTCTGATGCTGATGTATTGCTTCATGCTCTGATGGATGCTTTATTAGGAGCAATTGGAAGTTGTGATATCGGTAGTCATTTTCCAGATGATGATCCTAAATACAAAGATATTAGTAGTTTAGAACTTTTAGCTGAAGTTAAAGCAGAAGTAGCTGCAAAAAGATTTATAATTAGTAATTGTGATTTAGTAGTTGTAGCTGAAAAACCAAAATTAAAACCCTATCGCAGTCAAATTGTTAACTCTATTGCAGAACATTTAGTTTTAAAAAATAATGATATAAATTTTAAAGCAACAACAAATGAAAAAATGGGTTTTGTTGGTCGCAAAGAAGGTATGGCAGCTTATGCTGTTGTAAGTGTAGTAGAGCAAAAACTTTGGCGCTTTTTTAAGAACTTGAAAGGGGAAGGGAGTATTAAATGA
- the ispD gene encoding 2-C-methyl-D-erythritol 4-phosphate cytidylyltransferase yields MSKIGVLIAAAGQGSRMKRKVNKQFLNILKKPIIYHTIKSFLDWERDFELNIVLAATEINYFKKNIIPLFSDFENMEFKLVAGGKSRQESVGRGLTSFSKEIDYVIIHDGARPMLKKELIEKVYQAVKKHNAVSCGVKVKDTIKVVEDSLVNQTLDRNNLRAIQTPQAFELELIKKAHKNYNGNKALDDATLVEKLGEKVYIVEGDYNNFKITTPEDLKPAEIILKEYADV; encoded by the coding sequence ATGTCTAAAATAGGTGTTTTAATTGCAGCTGCTGGTCAAGGTAGCAGGATGAAAAGGAAAGTTAATAAACAATTTTTGAATATTTTAAAAAAACCAATTATCTATCATACCATAAAGAGTTTTTTAGATTGGGAAAGAGATTTTGAATTAAATATAGTTTTAGCAGCTACTGAAATAAATTATTTTAAAAAAAATATAATACCCCTGTTTTCTGATTTTGAAAATATGGAATTCAAATTAGTAGCTGGGGGAAAAAGCAGGCAGGAATCAGTTGGAAGAGGTTTAACTAGTTTTAGTAAAGAAATTGATTATGTTATAATTCATGATGGAGCTCGTCCAATGCTAAAAAAAGAATTGATTGAAAAAGTTTATCAAGCAGTAAAAAAGCATAATGCAGTTAGTTGTGGAGTTAAAGTTAAAGATACAATAAAAGTTGTTGAAGATTCTTTGGTTAATCAGACTTTAGATCGCAACAATTTAAGAGCTATTCAAACTCCACAGGCTTTTGAGCTGGAATTAATCAAAAAAGCACACAAAAATTATAATGGAAACAAAGCGCTTGATGATGCCACTTTGGTTGAAAAATTAGGAGAAAAAGTGTATATTGTTGAGGGAGATTATAATAATTTTAAAATTACAACCCCAGAAGATTTAAAACCGGCAGAAATTATTTTAAAGGAGTATGCTGATGTTTAA
- a CDS encoding PIN/TRAM domain-containing protein: MLKKIMRFIFGIFGGVIAYHLVDMFGFANEYNFSWGNVGGFFFTKQFYAVFLGALLGYFLLFYLLEKLLNFIMDFELKFKEISWKKILIAVIGLIIGLITGAIINFIFSISKIPRFGLPLQIFINVTFIYIGFALAGHKEADLRSFLFAKKKKEKECPENKTGSDKILDTSVIIDGRIFDICKTGFIEGNFIIPEFVLEELQHIADSADDLKRNRGRRGLDILRQMQNDPKIKVKIINRDFEEISEVDSKLVKLAKLTSAKVLTNDYNLNKVAELQGVTVLNINELANAVKPVVLPGEEMQVKVIKEGKEEGQGVAYLDDGTMIVIEKGVKYLGDDISVLVTSILQTAAGRMIFARPKNIRG, translated from the coding sequence GTGCTAAAGAAAATAATGCGGTTTATTTTTGGGATTTTTGGCGGAGTTATTGCTTATCACCTAGTTGATATGTTTGGTTTTGCAAATGAATATAATTTCAGCTGGGGAAATGTTGGGGGATTCTTTTTTACCAAGCAATTTTATGCTGTGTTTTTAGGTGCCTTGTTGGGTTATTTTTTATTATTTTATTTGTTAGAAAAATTACTGAATTTTATTATGGATTTTGAACTTAAATTTAAAGAAATAAGCTGGAAAAAAATTTTAATAGCTGTAATTGGTCTTATAATTGGTCTTATAACTGGTGCTATTATAAATTTTATATTTTCTATCTCTAAAATACCTCGTTTTGGTTTACCTTTACAAATTTTCATTAATGTTACTTTTATTTATATTGGTTTTGCTCTTGCAGGTCATAAAGAAGCAGATTTACGTTCTTTTTTATTTGCTAAGAAAAAGAAAGAAAAGGAATGTCCAGAAAATAAAACAGGTAGTGATAAAATTTTAGATACCAGTGTTATTATTGATGGACGTATTTTTGATATTTGTAAAACTGGATTTATAGAAGGTAATTTTATTATTCCAGAATTTGTTTTAGAAGAACTACAGCATATTGCTGATTCTGCTGATGATTTAAAGAGAAATAGAGGCCGAAGAGGACTCGATATTCTAAGACAAATGCAAAATGATCCGAAAATAAAAGTCAAAATAATTAATCGTGACTTTGAAGAAATTTCAGAAGTAGATAGCAAATTAGTTAAATTAGCAAAACTTACTTCAGCTAAGGTTTTAACAAATGATTATAATTTAAATAAAGTGGCTGAGCTGCAGGGAGTAACTGTTTTAAATATTAATGAATTAGCTAATGCAGTTAAACCAGTAGTACTACCTGGAGAAGAAATGCAGGTTAAAGTAATAAAAGAAGGTAAAGAAGAAGGTCAGGGAGTTGCCTACTTAGACGATGGAACAATGATTGTAATTGAAAAAGGGGTTAAATACTTAGGAGATGATATTTCAGTACTTGTTACTAGTATTTTACAGACAGCTGCTGGGAGAATGATCTTTGCTCGTCCTAAAAATATTAGAGGGTGA
- a CDS encoding CarD family transcriptional regulator — MYKIGDKVVYPNHGAGTIVGIDTKTILDEKKEYYIMKLPIGEMKVMIPVDKIDKIGIRDVISEEKADEVFELLDGEKSKMSQNWNRRFRANQEKLKTGDIFEVAEVVRNLSIRDRDKGLSTGEKKMLSNARQILISELVLAKDMDEESVSEKMDDLFTLSEEEVDSEN; from the coding sequence ATGTATAAAATTGGAGACAAAGTCGTTTATCCAAATCATGGTGCAGGAACTATTGTCGGTATTGACACTAAGACTATTTTAGATGAAAAAAAAGAGTATTATATTATGAAGCTGCCAATTGGAGAAATGAAAGTTATGATTCCAGTTGATAAAATCGATAAAATTGGAATTCGAGATGTTATTTCAGAAGAAAAAGCAGATGAAGTTTTTGAATTATTAGATGGAGAAAAAAGTAAAATGTCTCAAAATTGGAATAGACGTTTTCGGGCTAATCAAGAAAAGCTAAAAACTGGTGATATATTCGAAGTAGCTGAGGTTGTTAGAAATTTAAGTATTAGAGATCGAGATAAGGGCCTTTCTACAGGAGAAAAAAAGATGTTAAGTAATGCTCGTCAGATTTTAATTAGTGAATTGGTTTTAGCTAAAGATATGGATGAAGAAAGTGTATCTGAAAAAATGGATGATTTATTTACACTTAGTGAAGAAGAAGTTGATTCCGAAAATTAA
- the disA gene encoding DNA integrity scanning diadenylate cyclase DisA codes for MEEIDGKLLEILKILAPGTVFRNGLENILRAQTGGLIVVSDKKEVLDLVNDGFQINSPISPARLYELAKMDGAIVLDQDAKNILFANAQLIPDPTVKSSETGTRHKTAERVARQTGELVIAISQRRSIITIYKSDSKHILEDIRVVLVKANQAIQTLEKYRSVFDQALTNLGALEFEDLVTLSDVVTVIQRTEMVLKIQREIEKYISELGSEGRLIKMQLEELVNNVKKEGILLIEDYISEELEEDTSDPEEVLENLTDWSSDEILTLNTISKALGYSGSVNALEETVSPRGYRIMRKIPRLPMPVIENLVEHFENLQAIIRASVDDLDDVDGIGEVRAQAIKDGLRRLRDQVLLDRHI; via the coding sequence ATGGAAGAAATTGATGGAAAATTACTAGAAATTCTTAAAATTTTAGCTCCAGGAACTGTGTTTAGAAATGGTTTAGAAAATATTTTAAGAGCACAAACTGGTGGTTTAATAGTGGTTAGTGATAAAAAAGAAGTATTAGATTTAGTTAATGATGGTTTTCAAATTAATAGTCCTATCTCACCTGCCAGGTTATATGAATTAGCTAAAATGGATGGGGCGATTGTTTTAGATCAAGATGCAAAAAACATTTTATTTGCTAATGCACAATTAATACCTGATCCTACGGTTAAATCTTCTGAAACAGGGACTAGACATAAGACTGCAGAGAGAGTAGCACGTCAAACTGGAGAATTAGTAATTGCAATTTCACAAAGACGTTCAATTATTACTATTTATAAAAGCGACTCAAAACATATTCTAGAAGATATTAGAGTAGTTTTAGTTAAAGCTAATCAGGCTATTCAAACTTTAGAAAAGTATCGTTCTGTTTTTGATCAAGCTTTAACAAATTTAGGGGCTTTAGAGTTTGAAGATTTAGTAACTTTATCAGATGTAGTTACAGTTATTCAAAGAACAGAAATGGTTTTGAAAATTCAAAGAGAAATTGAAAAGTATATTTCTGAGTTAGGATCTGAAGGTAGATTAATTAAAATGCAATTAGAAGAACTAGTAAACAATGTTAAAAAAGAAGGAATTCTTTTAATTGAAGATTATATATCAGAAGAGTTAGAAGAAGATACTTCTGATCCAGAAGAAGTATTAGAAAACTTAACTGATTGGTCTTCAGATGAAATTTTAACTTTAAATACTATTAGTAAAGCCTTAGGTTATAGTGGTAGTGTTAATGCTTTAGAAGAAACAGTATCTCCTCGTGGTTATCGAATAATGAGGAAAATACCCCGTTTGCCAATGCCAGTTATAGAAAATTTAGTTGAACACTTTGAAAATTTACAGGCAATTATTAGGGCTTCAGTTGATGACTTAGATGATGTTGATGGAATTGGGGAAGTAAGAGCTCAAGCTATTAAAGATGGGCTGCGAAGACTAAGAGATCAGGTTTTGCTTGATCGACATATCTAA
- the radA gene encoding DNA repair protein RadA — protein sequence MAKAKKYYLCQECGSKSVNWMGKCPNCGSWDSLEEIIEDNSNTNKNKYDLRREEKEPQPITKVSSVKRQRYQTNITELDRVLGGGVVSGSLILIGGAPGIGKSTLILQVASLFSQKYGKTLYLSGEESASQLKMRAERLDCMEENLNILDERDYMVLENHIAQNKDYALIVVDSIQTVHIPEIDAAPGNLTQIKEVTNRLVKLAKTTGIPVVLIGHVTKEGELAGPRVLEHLVDTVLQFEGDNYHMYRMLRAKKNRFGSTNEIGVFEMKKNGIKEVANPSSFFINERSADVSGSIITPVLEGSRVLLVEVQSLVTDAAFPSPQRLAKGVDYKRLSLLLAVLEKRLGANFKEHDVNLNITGGIDVEEPGLDLAIIAAVVSSYKDKPLANDLAVIGEVGLGGEVRAVGQIEKRINELKKLSFKKVIIPAANANNLAFDPELKIDAVKDIAEFVKIIL from the coding sequence ATGGCAAAAGCGAAAAAATATTACTTATGTCAAGAATGCGGATCTAAATCAGTTAATTGGATGGGAAAATGTCCTAATTGTGGTTCCTGGGATAGTTTGGAAGAAATTATTGAAGATAATTCAAATACTAATAAAAATAAATATGATTTAAGAAGAGAGGAGAAAGAACCACAGCCAATCACAAAGGTTTCTTCGGTGAAGAGACAGCGTTATCAAACAAATATAACTGAACTTGACCGAGTGCTTGGTGGTGGGGTTGTTTCTGGCTCTTTAATTTTAATTGGTGGAGCCCCTGGTATCGGTAAATCAACATTGATACTTCAGGTGGCTTCTCTTTTTAGTCAAAAATATGGAAAAACTCTTTATCTTTCTGGTGAAGAATCTGCTTCCCAACTTAAAATGAGAGCAGAAAGACTTGATTGTATGGAAGAAAATTTAAATATTTTAGATGAACGAGATTATATGGTTTTAGAAAATCATATAGCTCAAAATAAGGATTATGCTTTAATAGTAGTAGATTCTATTCAAACTGTTCATATTCCCGAAATTGATGCAGCTCCTGGTAATTTAACTCAAATAAAAGAGGTTACAAATAGATTAGTTAAATTAGCTAAAACAACAGGTATTCCAGTTGTTTTAATTGGACATGTAACTAAAGAAGGTGAGTTAGCAGGACCAAGAGTTTTAGAGCATTTAGTTGATACAGTTTTACAGTTTGAAGGTGATAATTACCATATGTATAGGATGTTGAGGGCTAAAAAGAATCGTTTTGGTTCTACAAATGAAATTGGTGTTTTTGAAATGAAGAAAAATGGTATTAAAGAGGTGGCTAATCCTTCTAGTTTCTTTATTAATGAACGTTCTGCAGATGTTTCTGGTTCAATTATTACTCCAGTTTTAGAAGGAAGTAGAGTACTGTTGGTAGAAGTTCAATCTTTGGTAACTGATGCAGCCTTTCCTTCTCCTCAAAGACTAGCAAAAGGTGTTGATTACAAAAGATTATCTTTACTTTTAGCTGTTTTAGAAAAACGTTTAGGAGCAAACTTTAAAGAACATGATGTTAACCTAAATATTACAGGTGGAATTGATGTCGAAGAACCAGGTCTTGATCTGGCAATTATAGCTGCTGTAGTATCTAGCTATAAAGATAAACCTCTGGCTAATGATTTAGCTGTTATTGGTGAAGTTGGTCTTGGTGGTGAAGTTAGAGCTGTTGGGCAGATTGAAAAAAGAATTAATGAATTAAAAAAATTATCATTTAAAAAAGTTATTATTCCAGCAGCAAATGCTAATAATTTAGCTTTTGATCCTGAACTTAAGATTGACGCAGTTAAAGATATAGCTGAGTTTGTTAAAATTATTTTATAA
- a CDS encoding ATP-dependent Clp protease ATP-binding subunit: protein MFAKFTERARKVLSIAEQEALKLKHSYVGTEHILYGLVAEGQAIAARSLIDNGLKEEIVESKIIEMIGEGEDEVEGSIGLTPRSKKVLNLAMDEARKMGHNYIGTEHLLLGLIREGEGVAVRILMDLDTDISNIKEEIIDLLGGKINRRRKSKKINNNTKNLDEYSRDLTEMAKENKLDPVVGRDEEINRVIQVLSRRTKNNPVLIGEPGVGKTAIIEGLAQRIISESVPELLLNKRVVSLDLSSLVAGSKYRGEFEKRLKSVMNEIIENGNIILFIDEMHTLVGAGAAEGAIDAANILKPALARGELQAIGATTLDEYRKYIEKDAALERRFQSVLVEENSIEEAIDILKGLRDPYEAHHKVKITDQAIKDAVLLSNRYISDRFLPDKAIDLIDEAASKVRLSKSTRPPEFKQLRKKLEEVEKEKEAAIKNQEFEKAARMRDQEKEFSQELEELKNSWENEKGKADAVVISEDIAEIVSSWTGIPVTKLEEAETEKLLRLESELHERVIGQDEAINAVSEAVRRARAGLKAPKRPIGSFIFLGPTGVGKTELAKTLAETMFNDEEAMIRVDMSEYMEKHSVSRLVGSPPGYVGHDEGGQLTEPVRRRPYSVILFDEIEKAHPDVFNILLQILEDGVLTDSHGRKVDFKNTIVVMTSNVGADFIEKQSQLGFKAENDEKDNYENMKDNVMSKLRKTFKPEFLNRLDETIVFHALNQEHIKKIVDLMLDELKERLAEKEIELEMTEKAKEKLAEDGYDSEFGARPLRREIQRQIENTLAVKILDKEFENNKKVTIDVVENEFDFIVS from the coding sequence ATGTTTGCAAAGTTTACAGAAAGAGCAAGAAAAGTTTTAAGTATTGCTGAGCAGGAAGCTTTAAAATTGAAACATAGTTATGTTGGTACTGAGCATATTTTATATGGTTTAGTGGCAGAAGGACAAGCAATAGCTGCTCGGTCATTAATAGATAATGGTCTAAAAGAAGAAATTGTAGAAAGTAAAATAATAGAAATGATTGGTGAAGGAGAGGATGAAGTAGAAGGTTCTATTGGTCTCACACCTCGCAGTAAAAAAGTTTTGAATTTAGCAATGGATGAGGCTCGAAAAATGGGTCATAATTATATAGGGACGGAGCACCTTTTATTAGGGTTAATTCGAGAAGGAGAAGGTGTTGCAGTTAGAATTCTAATGGACTTAGATACTGATATAAGTAATATTAAAGAAGAAATTATAGATCTACTTGGTGGGAAAATTAATAGAAGAAGAAAAAGCAAAAAAATAAATAATAATACTAAAAATTTAGATGAATATAGTCGTGATTTAACTGAAATGGCAAAAGAAAACAAATTAGATCCAGTTGTTGGTCGGGATGAGGAAATTAATAGAGTTATTCAAGTTTTAAGTAGACGAACTAAAAATAATCCAGTTTTAATTGGAGAGCCTGGTGTTGGTAAGACAGCTATTATTGAGGGACTAGCTCAGCGTATAATTAGTGAAAGTGTACCTGAACTTTTATTAAATAAAAGAGTTGTTTCTTTAGATTTGAGCTCGCTAGTAGCAGGTTCTAAATATAGAGGTGAGTTTGAAAAACGTTTAAAATCAGTAATGAATGAAATTATTGAAAATGGAAATATTATTTTGTTTATTGATGAAATGCATACTTTAGTGGGAGCAGGAGCAGCCGAAGGTGCAATTGATGCGGCAAATATTTTGAAGCCTGCTTTAGCTAGAGGAGAATTACAAGCAATAGGAGCAACTACTTTAGATGAATATCGTAAATATATCGAAAAAGATGCAGCTTTAGAAAGAAGGTTTCAATCTGTTCTAGTTGAAGAAAATTCAATTGAAGAAGCAATTGATATTCTTAAAGGTTTAAGAGATCCTTATGAAGCTCATCATAAGGTTAAAATTACTGATCAAGCAATTAAAGATGCAGTTTTATTATCAAATCGCTATATTTCAGACAGATTTTTACCTGATAAAGCAATTGATTTAATTGATGAAGCAGCATCTAAAGTCCGCTTAAGTAAAAGCACTAGACCTCCAGAATTTAAACAGTTAAGAAAAAAACTAGAAGAAGTTGAAAAAGAAAAAGAAGCAGCAATAAAAAATCAAGAATTTGAAAAAGCTGCTAGGATGAGAGATCAAGAAAAAGAATTTAGTCAAGAATTAGAAGAATTAAAAAATAGCTGGGAAAATGAAAAAGGGAAAGCAGATGCAGTTGTTATTAGTGAAGATATAGCTGAAATAGTTTCTAGTTGGACTGGTATTCCAGTGACTAAATTAGAAGAAGCAGAAACTGAAAAATTATTAAGATTAGAATCTGAGTTACATGAGCGAGTAATTGGTCAAGATGAAGCAATAAATGCTGTCTCTGAGGCTGTACGTAGAGCTAGAGCTGGTTTAAAAGCCCCTAAGCGACCAATAGGCTCTTTTATTTTCTTAGGACCTACAGGTGTTGGAAAAACTGAGTTAGCTAAAACTTTAGCTGAAACAATGTTTAATGATGAAGAAGCAATGATTAGAGTTGATATGTCAGAATATATGGAAAAACATTCAGTCTCTAGACTTGTAGGCTCTCCTCCAGGTTATGTTGGTCATGATGAGGGAGGACAATTGACTGAACCTGTTCGGAGAAGACCTTATTCGGTTATTTTATTTGATGAAATAGAAAAGGCTCATCCTGATGTTTTTAATATTTTACTGCAAATTCTAGAAGATGGAGTTTTAACAGATAGTCATGGACGTAAAGTAGATTTTAAAAATACAATTGTGGTGATGACATCTAATGTGGGTGCGGACTTTATAGAAAAACAATCACAATTAGGTTTTAAAGCAGAAAATGATGAAAAAGATAATTATGAAAATATGAAAGATAATGTAATGTCTAAGCTCAGAAAAACATTTAAACCAGAATTTTTGAATAGATTAGATGAAACAATTGTTTTTCATGCTTTAAATCAAGAGCATATCAAAAAAATTGTAGATTTAATGTTGGATGAACTTAAAGAAAGATTGGCTGAAAAAGAGATTGAATTAGAAATGACTGAAAAAGCTAAAGAAAAATTAGCAGAAGATGGATATGATTCAGAATTTGGTGCTCGCCCCTTAAGAAGAGAAATTCAGCGTCAAATTGAAAATACTTTAGCAGTTAAGATTTTAGATAAAGAATTTGAAAATAATAAAAAAGTTACTATAGATGTTGTTGAAAATGAATTTGATTTTATAGTTAGCTAA
- a CDS encoding CtsR family transcriptional regulator: MSSLSDQIEKYLSKKISEYQGKVKIKRNQLAENFDCAPSQINYVLNTRFTVEKGYVVESQRGGGGFIKIIKVTLNSETEVIQKVINKLDNAINQREAKGIIKRLYENSLISKREFHLMKRAVDRNVLETSLPERDYLRGRILKNMLEVIFKVN, translated from the coding sequence ATGTCAAGTTTATCTGATCAAATTGAAAAATATTTGAGTAAAAAAATTTCTGAATATCAGGGCAAAGTTAAAATTAAAAGAAATCAATTAGCTGAGAATTTTGATTGTGCTCCTTCCCAAATAAATTATGTACTTAATACAAGATTTACAGTAGAAAAAGGATATGTTGTTGAAAGTCAGCGTGGTGGTGGTGGTTTTATTAAAATTATTAAAGTAACTTTAAATTCAGAAACTGAGGTTATTCAAAAAGTTATTAATAAATTAGATAATGCAATTAACCAGCGTGAAGCTAAAGGAATTATAAAAAGATTATATGAAAACTCATTAATTTCAAAAAGAGAATTCCATTTAATGAAAAGAGCAGTTGATCGAAATGTTTTAGAAACTTCTCTACCAGAAAGAGATTATTTAAGAGGGAGAATATTAAAAAATATGTTGGAAGTTATTTTTAAAGTTAATTAA